Below is a genomic region from Salmo salar chromosome ssa11, Ssal_v3.1, whole genome shotgun sequence.
TCTGTCTTCCAGTGAGGTGggctgtgtaggtgtgtgtgtatgcacataTGAGTGTgtaaataagtgtgtgtgtgttatcatgaCTTGTGAGTGTTCTCATGAGTGAGTAAGCTTGTGAGTGTGtactcgtgtgtgtgtttgtgtgtgtgtagttgttagTGGCTATGTGtgtactcgtgtgtgtgtgtgtgtgtgtgtgtgtgtagttgttagTGGCTATGTGtgtactcgtgtgtgtgtgtgtgtgtgtgtgtgtgtgtgtgcatgagtctgcgagtgagtgtgtgtataagtgtgtgtgttaggCCTTACCACTCCAGTCATTCATTAGCACCATGCCAAAGATGTGTTGGTGGGCTCTCTCTATGGGAATGGGCTCACCAAGACGATTACCTCCACCTACAAAGaatgcctgagagagagagagagagagacatagagagagagagacagagagagagagccagagagagagagagccagagagagagagagagagccagcgagagagagagccagcgagagagagagccagcgagagagagagccagcgagagagagagccagcgagagagagagccagcgagagagagagccagcgagagagagagccagcgagagagagagccagcgagagagagagccagcgagagagagagccagcgagagagagagagagaaagagagccagcgagagagagagacatagagagagagagagccagcgagagagagagagagaaagagagccagcgagagagagacatagagagagagagagccagcgagagaaagagagccagcgagagagagagagagaaagagagccagcgagagagagagagagagagaaagagagccagcgagagagagacagagaaaggaaataaaaggcagagagagagagagagagtgagagcgacagATCATTGTTTTGTGATGCCATTGATATGAACCATCTCCTTGGTTGTAATAAAGTGTAGCTATATAAATTGTATACTGACCATCTCCAGCTCAATGTCCACCTGCTTGGACTGGCCAAACACAGGAGGCTTAGCTAAGAGAGAACACAATGGAAGAGGAGGACCGTTAGTGagggacacaaaaacagtgacactggTCTGacaggttttttgttgttgtgtgtgtgtgtgagagagtgtgagtctCTTTGAAATCAGAGTCTGTTTTGATTTTCAGACTAGGCGTTGTGTTTCATTACATTGGTCGGGTCTCATCTGTCCAGAGGGTCTGCGTATGGGGGTCCCAGACACCACTATGGAAGAAGCCCTGCCATGATACCCCACGggcagcctcaacctgagggacacaatcagtcagtcaaacaAACATAATAatcatttggggggggggttatattTGTCCTGTCACACACAAGTGtttcttgcatatcccaactccccctaagACAGCCACAGGGAGTGTGGTCACCATTGTCAAGCACCCCTAGAGAcattggggttaagtgccttgctcaagggcacagcaacCAGTTTCTTTCACCTTATCAGCTCTGGGAttggaaccagcaaccttttggttactgcccaacactctaaccttgAGGCTACCAATCAattattcagccagccagccagtccaatAAATAGGCAattagtcagttagtcagccagtgagccagccagTCAAATAAACAGTCAGTCAATCCGTCAGTCAGCcaaacagtcagtcagccagccagccagccaaacaaacagtcagtcagtcagtcaaacaaACAGCTAGTTAAATAGCATTGTACAAATACAGAGATATGgatccagagagaaagagagagtcagaaaTGAAGGAaaatggaaagagagacagaaagaagagaggTTCTACACAAAGGTTCCCAACCGTGACAAAGACCGCAGCCATATGAACAGCAGCTGTGGTGTCTGAAGCGAGGAATGGTGCAGTGTTGGACTgcagactcactgactgactggaaggATGGTGCAGTGTTGGACTgcagactcactgactgactggaaggATGGTGCAGTGTTGGACTgcagactcactgactgactggaaggATGGTGCAGTGTTGGACTgcagactcactgactgactggaaggATGGTGCAGTGTTGGACAgcagactcactgactgactgactggacggATGGTGCAGTGTTGGACTgcagactcactgactgactgactggaaggATGGTGCAGTGTTGGACTGcaaactcactgactgactgactggaaggATGGTGCAGTGTTGGACTgcagactcactgactgactggacggATGGTGCAGTGTTGGACTgcagactcactgactgactgactggacggATGGTGCAGTGTTGGACTGcaaactcactgactgactgactggaaggATGGTGCAGTGTTGGACAgcagactcactgactgactgactggaaggATGGTGCAGTGTTGGACTgcagactcactgactgactggaaggATGGTGCAGTGTTGGACTGCAGACTCACTGACTGGAAGGATGGTGCAGTGTTGGACAgcagactcactgactgactggaaggATGGTGCAGTGTTGGACAgcagactcactgactgactggaaggatggtgtgttgttggacagcagactcactgactgactggaaggATGGTGCAGTGTTGGACAgcagactcactgactgactgactggaaggATGGTGCAGTGTTGGACTGCAGACTCACTGGAAGGATGGTGCGGTGTTGGACTgcagactcactgactgactggaaggATGGTGCAGTGTTGGACTGCAGACTCACTGTGACTGGAAGGATGGTGCGGTGTTGGACTacagactcactgactgactggaaggATGGTGCGGTGTTGGACTgcagactcactgactgactggaaggATGGTGCAGTGTTGGACTGCAGACTCACTGACTGGAAGGATGGTGCGGTGTTGGACTGCAGACTCACTGACTGGAAGGATGGTGCGGTGTTGGACTGCAGACTCACTGACTGGAAGGATGGTGCGGTGTTGGACTGCAGACTCACTGACTGGAAGGATGGTGCGGTGTTGGACTGCAGACTCACTGACTGGAAGGATGGTGCGGTGTTGGACTgcagactcactgactgactgactggaaggATGGTGCAGTGTTGGACAgcagactcactgactgactggaaggATGGTGCAGTGTTGGACAgcagactcactgactgactgactggaaggATGGTGCAGTGTTGGACAgcagactcactgactgactgactggaaggATGGTGCAGTGTTGGACAgcagactcactgactgactggaaggATGGTGCAGTGTTGGACTGCAGACTCACTGAATGGAAGGATGGTGCAGTGTTGGACTGCAGACTCACTGACTGGAAGGATGGTGCAGTGTTGGACAgcagactcactgactgactggaaggATGTTGCAGTGTTGGACTGCAGACTCACTGACTGGAAGGATGGTGCAGTATTGGACTgcagactcactgactgactgactggaaggATGGTGCAGTGTTGGACAgcagactcactgactgactgactggaaggATGGTGCAGTATTGGACTgcagactcactgactgactgactggaaggATGGTGCAGTGTTGGACTGCAgagtcactgactgactggaaggATGGTGCCGTGCTGGACAgcagactcactgactgactggaaggATGGTGCAGTGTTGGACTGCAGACAagatgtcaaaagcgttccacagggatgctgtccaatgttgactccaatgcttcccacagttgtgtcaagttggctggatgccctttgggtggtggaccattcttgatacacactggaaactgttgagtgtgaaaaacccagcggcATTGCAGTTCACGACAAAAAccggtacgcctggcacctactaccataccccgttcaaatgcacttaaatcatttgtcttgcccattcaccctctgaacgtaACACATACACTATCCATGTTGCAATTGTCTCAATGATTAAattattatttaacctgtctcctccccttcatctacactgattgaagtggatttaacaagtgacatcaataagggatcatatctttcacctggatcgtctgtcatggaaagagcaggtgttcttaatgtgttgtccactcagtgtagtaGTGGAACAGACAAccgtctgcttcccaaatggaaccctattccctttgtagtttactacttttgacaagagctaTTTGggccgagtggcacagtggtctaaggcactgcatcttagtgctagaggcatcactacagaccctggttcaattccaggctatatcaccacaggccgtgattgggagtcccatagggcagcgcacaattgtcaCAGCgccgttagggtttggctggggtagtacgtcattgtaaataagagtttgttcttaacttgttaaatacatttaaaaaataaaaaagttgtgcactataaagggaataggatgccatttgggtcaCAGATCGATGTTGGTTGTCATATCATACCAGTTGGGCATCAGGGCATTCTCCTTCCCTCGGAACATAATGCCAACATTGGTGGCATGGTCCCTGGATGAGTAGAAGTCAGTGTAGTCACCTGTGTGTGGTTATATATagatgcatgtttgtgtgtgtgatggagagagagaaaaaggtaaATTAAGTGACATTGTTAAATATATACAGTGAACCAATGATCAGCCTTCAGAACTTTTTTTTATATCAACAATTAGATAGCAAACAAATCTCTCAATCACTAGTAAACTTCTATTGGTTAACAGCGCCCCCTCTTGTTCAAGCATCATACAAAACACCTAAATTGCATTGTCTTGACTCCTCGCGCCAATCTCCTTGCTTCCTTCTCAAACACATTGGATGACCCTCTCATCTGATACAGGGTCAGATTTTGTTTAATACCACTGAGAGTTAAAGTTAGCAATGGCAGAGCCataaatctgatcctagatctatgCTTAGGGACAACTGTAGGATACATCAAGCTCAGTGAAGAGACAGGAGGAGTGAAATATGAGGTGCATGTCAATagtctaaagtggcttcctctccttgcCTCTTGTCCTACTGTTTAACAACTCACCTATCTCAGCAGGCAGATGCATCATGGCTGAACTCTGATGGAAAAACGCTctgagacataaacacacacacacacacacacacacacacacattatagagGGAATATGTGATTTTGATTGCGGCCAAAAACCATATCCTAAACAATTAATATAATAATTCAATATATTTGACATGATCCTACTTTGCCGAACTGTTGAAGTGCTATAAAGTATAGAAGTGTTATTGAATATAGAAGTGCTATAGAATATAGAAGTGCTTCTTACATATGGCAAAATCCAATAAATAATTGTAAAAAGTGCTACAGAAGTGCTGGAGGCTGACCTGCTCCTGAGGCTGACGTCGTCTCTGAGCGTGGTCTCGTTGGCAGACAGCAGCTGCTGTAGACTCCTCCTGGTCTCCCTCCATGCCTCGTACCCCAGACCCATGAACGCATTCAGGGTCGGCTAGTCGAGAGGTTGGAACATATGATGGAGGAAACGCATAAAAATCTAAAGTATTATtttatactgtatatagccctcATAACAAGTAACCCAGCCTGGACCCCCAAGGACCAAGTAACAGCACAGTGGCAAGGAAAAACAACCTAAAAGGAAGAAACTTCAAGAGAAAACAGGCATGTTTGCAAGTTGAATGCAAGTCCAATTTGTTTTGAAGTTGGTGTGGGGGCAGCTCTCACTCATGCAAGCAGGTCTCTTCATTGACACCCCCAGGGGTGGAAATAGGGGGAACCGGGTTCCAGGAGGGAAAATATCCTCGGGGGAACCTGTGCATTTGAGATTGAATTCAAGTAGTGAAATCATGACTGAAaatattcttcttcttctttcattTCCTGTTGAAGCCTAGTGTGATTTCAACAGCATGATGAGACTTTCTCCCCTTGTCTCATTCCCCTGTCAGCACTAATGTGACAGAACTGGACAGGCGAAAGCCAATTCCTAGTAGGAATTCACCATTGTGCTTTAACCGATCCTGTTATGTCAGAGCAGCACCCAGCTGAAGGGGGAGACAGTTGGGAGGCAGCAGCACACAAGGCCTCTAGACAATAGTGGTATTAGGGACCCATTCACAGGTAGAGGGCGAGAGGTGACACTCCAAAGTAATTCACACTACTCACTTGTAGATTTAATGTACTGTATAGTCCACAATATATGAAGCATACATCCTAGTTGATGACTCGATTATGGCACGGGTATGGATTTTCTCAAGGAAGAAAAGCAATGCATCGTGGCCATTGAATAGACCTACCCTCCTAGCATACTGCACTATTGGCTACATAAGGTAGACCCATGTAGCTATAAGTAAACTAGTGGAGATACATAGTAAACGTGCCATGTTACATTACCAGGTCAATGCATAATATTGCCATCATTGCTGATAAGAAATATCAACCATCAACACGAGACATTGAGGAGCATTATACATTTTGATGGCCTTACCTGGTCAAACACATCCTGTTGATTGGAGAGCACAGGACCTCTGAAGAGAGATTTTATAACGCTCAAATCCAAAATCTGATCTCCAATAGCAACCCCAATCCGGTGCCTGGGCTGAGAGTGACGAGAGATTTGTGAAAACAGTAAACAGCAATGAAATAGCGAAATGTAACGATAATGGAGAAGCTACTTTGTAAACTACAATGTTTCATCCAAGAGAACTTAACGTTTCCACAGTGGTTTGTAACATTTTATCCCAAGAAAATCAATTTACATGCCATAGTTTTATGGCACAGGAGACGGTGTAGGAAAACCGATTCAACTAAAAGTACAACACATTTATCGTCATACTCACATTATCCGGTGTCGAGAACACGCCGTATGGTAAATTGTGATAGGAGAAGTCGGACTTCTCGTCAATTTTTACAAAAGACATTTTGAAATTGCAGTTGTACTCCGGTATACTCTCCAAGGTAAGCAACAGCGTGAGTAACTTCTTCCAGATGCTGACCGCAGCCATAGGACTGCCCGCCTCTCACACAATGAACCAACGACCAATAGAAAACGCTCTCTTATATCCACCCTTTTTCAAGAACGGTAAATAACCCAAAACGGTTTGAAAATGACTCAGCAAAAATGATGCGGTCTACAACTGATTAACCTTTATTGGTTGGGGTGTAATAAATATTACCCTATTAAAAAAAGTTTAAAGTTACTAGTGATGATATTTTGTGATATCAATGTAGTAGACTtaagctgcgtttacacaggcagcacaattctgatctttttcccaATAATTGGCATTTTGATCAATCACATAAAATCTTTTCAGTCATATTTTTCAGGGCTGATCTGACTGGTCAAAATGCAAATGAGTGATAAAAAAAtaccagaattgggctgcctgtgtaaaggcATTATGACAGTACTTATTAACATCGAAAACCACTTTTTGGACCTTACCTCATTTGGTTTCTGAGAAAATTGTACCAAATGCATAATGTTTCAAATTTTCAAAAATGTGTTAGAGCTTTATTCAGATCAAAGTTAAGACAGTGAATAAACTAACATAAATACAGAACAATAGATTCAGGTCATACTCCTGTGCACCCATAAATGAACTTTATAATCCTCAAACGCACAACCGGAAACATGCATACAGGCTATTCATAATCATATGATAAACATAAACTCTTTTACACAGCAGATCACAGAGTCTTTAAAATGACTCAATTATACAAAAAGGTCTGGGAGCAACAGCACAATCCTGGTTTCTGCTCTCTCGCTGATAATGTAAAACACAACCTGTTCCGTCCTTTGTCAGGCAACATACAGTCCAAAAGGAGGAATGGAAAGATCCTTCAGGCTTTTTAACATgcttgttttttgtatttttttttttttaacaccagAAAAGCACAGCCTTTCCAGTAGTACCCAACAAAGTAATTAAAGCCCAATTAATCAATCTAAATACTGTAACTTTAAATCTTCCGGTTTTTCATAAACCACAACATTTAAGGGATAAAATAATTAAAACTACAAAAGGAAACAGgttaagtaaaaatacatttacaaatattatttttttgCAGCTGGCATGCATGATTTTAAAGGGTCCGATGGGAATGGAGCGTTGCTCACATAAACAACTTCAAATCAAAAGAGGAAACGGAGAAACGAAAAGGTGGTCAATGGTTAATCTAAACCGCAGACTTCCGGGTGGACATCGATTCGCGGCAAACCCGTTTTCAGATCTTCTGTATCTTCTCCCCGACGCAGACAGGGTTCGCTTTCCTGATCTTCTCCGCTGCGTCGGCCTTGTAGTTGAAGGTGCAGTTGTGAACGTCTGAGTACCGGTGCATGCTGCAGAACACGTTGCCGCATCTGCAGTCGAAGCCTGGGTACACAGACGGAAGAGTTTGAAGGTGAAAAAAAATGGCTGATCGCCAAATGTATCTCCAGGATATCAAGTacttagagacagacacagagagagacagagcgagaaaaTGGGAACTATTAAGTCACTTCACTAAGCCAACAGGAGAATGTGTCAGAACCTTACCCGTGAGGCCGACTTTCTTGCGGCAGGAGAAGCAGCGATTCTTCCTGGCGGCTTTGGGTTCGTCTGAGTCCGAGGGTTTGTCCAGTCCGTCTACCGAGGCCTGGTCCGTGTCCTCGGATACCGATACAGACACTGGATGGATCACACAGAACAACAACTTTACAGTCTCGCCTTCTCAGCTCAGCAATACTACTGCAGCTTTAAAGGAATAGCCAATACCCATGCTTTTCAGGTGATGGCACTACATTTCACTGTGCTACAGACTAACGCTTccatcacaccgacagcgtcattgcattttggtacaccaggataacattcatttccaatgaaaacgctgcgtttgccctgcagcattgcattgcagaggcagttgcagtgcgttcggtgtggtgcatacgttggatttatcgaTGTGTCAAACTGTCTGTGTAGACGAcatgacagaaatggtagcagaaggtgaatgttgaactttcgGCGCATACATATCCAGATGTTGCGCACTATTTTGCGCAAGGACGCTGTCATGTGATCGAAGCGAAAGCCTACTATGCTTGTTGCCACTTAACATATTTTCAGTAGGAAATAAAAAAACAGCCGAAAAATGCAGACATTTTTACAACGCATTTGTTTTTCTTCACTTTTGAACATAATGGGTAGAAAAGCTTAGTTTATCTGGCACAAAGCCAGCGCCCTTTCCCTGTCATGGTGAAGAGaagtcacaacacaacagaagTGACTGGGTTATTGCATGGTGCCAGTACTTGCCTTTGGGTAAACGTATTCACACAGTAAACATTCAACTGTAAGAATGAAGTGTTAAAGTACTAACCAGTTCCTTTATTGTTCGTTTCTTGATATTTTTTCCTCCTATTAACAAAGTAAACAttttttatatacacacacacacgtgtccttTTTAAGTTGATACAAAACCCATATTGTACAGTCTTGACCATATGGATATGAAGGGATGATTTTTAGAAGGGGCCTGAAGATTGGGACTGTGTCCCGGTCCTCTCAAAGAGTGTCCTTTCTTC
It encodes:
- the LOC106562592 gene encoding fumarylacetoacetase; translation: MAAVSIWKKLLTLLLTLESIPEYNCNFKMSFVKIDEKSDFSYHNLPYGVFSTPDNPRHRIGVAIGDQILDLSVIKSLFRGPVLSNQQDVFDQPTLNAFMGLGYEAWRETRRSLQQLLSANETTLRDDVSLRSRAFFHQSSAMMHLPAEIGDYTDFYSSRDHATNVGIMFRGKENALMPNWLRLPVGYHGRASSIVVSGTPIRRPSGQMRPDQSKPPVFGQSKQVDIELEMAFFVGGGNRLGEPIPIERAHQHIFGMVLMNDWSARDIQAWEYVPLGPFLGKNFGTTISPWVVPMEALLPFAEPNTVQDPKPLPYLCHDDAFTFNINLFVSLKGEAMKEAATICKSNFKYMYWTMKQQLAHHTVNGCNVRPGDLLASGTISGPDPDSFGSMLELSWKGSKTVDLGGGETRTFLKDGDDVTLTGYCEGNGYRVGFGPCAGTILPAL